The Cytobacillus sp. NJ13 sequence AGAGGATGAGGTTTCGAGAATTATAGAAAGCGGGATTAATGAACCCGTCTATCAGAGCATAAAAAATTGGTCAGTTGCTGAACTTCGTGAATATATCCTGAGTGATGACACGACTGGTGAAAATCTAAAACGAATCAGCAGGGGATTAAACAGTGAAATGATTGCCGCTGCCGCAAAAATCATGTCCAATCTTGATCTTGTTCACGCGGCAAACAAAATCGAAATACTAACCAAATGCAATATAACGATTGGATATAAAGGGACCCTGGCTTCCCGTCTGCAGCCTAATCATCCAACCGATAATGTGGATGGCATGATTGCCTCTCTCAAAGAAGGTTTATCCTACGGCATAGGTGATGCTGTGATAGGAATTAACCCTGTGGATGATTCGGTTGAGAGTGTAAAAAGGCTGCTCCATGCCACACATGCTTTTATTAAGGACTGGGAAATACCAACACAAAACTGTGTGCTTGCGCATGTAACAGCTCAAATGAAGGCAATCGAACAGGGAGCACCTGCCGATATGATCTTCCAAAGCATAGCCGGAACAGAGGCTGCCAACCGATCATTCGGAATTACTGCCTCACTTCTTGAGGAAGCAAATGATATGGCAAGAACTCTCGGCACCGGCACCGGGCCTCAGCGCTTATATTTTGAAACGGGCCAGGGTTCAGAGCTTTCCGCTGAAGCTCATTTTGGAATGGATCAGATGACACTGGAATCGAGAAATTATGGCTTTGCCCGGCATTATGACCCTTACATCGTAAATACAGTGGTTGGGTTCATTGGGCCTGAGTATTTGTACAACAATAAGCAAGTCATCAGGGCTGGGCTTGAGGACCATTTTATGGGGAAAATGCACGGAATCCCAATGGGGGTTGATATCTGCTACACGAACCATATTAAAGCCGATCAAAATGATATCGAAGACCTAGGCGTGCTGCTGACAGCAGCTGGAGTGAATTTTATTATTGCTGCCCCAATGGGAGATGATTGCATGCTCAATTACCAATCCATGAGCTATCATGACGTTGCCACCCTTAGGCAGACGATGGACAAGCAGCCATCTCCAATATTCAGGGATTGGCTTGAGAAAATGGGAATCTTCGAAAATGGAAAGCTGAGCAAAATCGCAGGCGATCCAACCATTTTTTCACGATAGGAGTTGAAAATAATGAATCCTGAACTGATTGAAAAAGTAACACGTCTTGTAGTGGAAAAACTTCAATCGCAGCAAACCTCTGATGTGAAAGGGCAAGAAAGCAGCGCAGGAGTAAAATTTTGGAACCATACATCGAACCCCAGCAAACAATCATCCAAGATGTCAGTGGAGGCTATTGAGGCTGGCAAACAGGATACAGACGGTCTAATAAAAATAAAAAGCTATAAGAATACAAATGATCTTAAAATGACCTCAACAGATAAAGCGAGTCATGATATGACCGAAAGTTATTCAGAAAAGGCAGGCGTTGATAATCCGGCAGATCCAGTTGAACTTGAGGCACTCAAGAGCAAAACACCTGCAAGAATCGGGGTGGGAAGAGCAGGTTCCAGACCGAAGACAGACACATGGCTGAAATTCCGCTTCGACCATGCAGCAGCAGTCGATGCTGTCTATGGAGATGTAAATGACGATCTTATAAACCGTCTAGGACTCTTTAAAGTCAATACGCTTGTGAATGAAAAAGAAGTGTATATCCGAAGGCCCGATTATGGCAGAAAGCTTTCAGAAGAAGCTAAAAAGCTCATTATTACTAAATGCCAAAAGGCACCAACTGTTCAAATCATTCTGTCTGACGGGCTTAGCTCAAGTGCCATACAAGAAAATGCCGAGGATGTTTATTTATCCCTGCAGCAATCCCTAAAAAGTTTAGGCCTCGATATGGGGACCCCTTTTTATATCGAAAAAGGCAGGGTGGCTGTTATGGATGAAGTAGGGGAACTCCTGAAGCCCAAAGTAGTTGTGTTATTGATAGGCGAACGTCCTGGTTTGGTCAGTGCAGAATCACTGAGTGCCTATCTTTGCTATGAGCCCCGAAAAGGAACGATCGAAGCTGACCGGATGGTAATTTCCAATATACATAAAGGAGGAATTCCTCCCGCAGAGGCTGGCGCCTATCTCGGAACGGTCATCCAAAAAGTAATTAAGTATGAAGCAAGTGGTGTATCGCTCGTTAAAAAGGAAGGGTAGGAGGCGGAAAAATGGGATTAGAACGTATTCACGCTGATATATTGGCTGTTCGGGTGATACCTAATGTGGACCAGGAGCTTGCAAAGCAGTTTCAGCTTCAGCCCCATCACCGAAGCCTGGCAATTTTCACCTCTACAGTCGATGACGTAGGCTATACCGCACTCGATGAAGCTACTAAAAGAGCGGATGTCGAAGTAGTTTATGCCAGGTCCTTTTATGCGGGTGCTGCTCATGCTTCTGGACCATTATCAGGTGAAATGATTGGAATTATGGCAGGGCCTTCCCCTGATGAAGTCAAAAGCGGCATAGAGGCTGTACTTCAGACAGCTGAATCCGATGCATATTTTGAAGCGCTTGATCAGGAAAAAGCGCATGCCATTTATGCACATGTTGTTTCCAGAACAGGGTCCTATCTGTCAAAGGAAGCAGGCATCAAAATCGGAGAGCCTATAGCGTATTTAATAGCTCCGCCATTGGAAGCCGTTTATGGACTCGACGCTGCTCTAAAAGCGGCGGATGTAGAAATGGTTAAATTTTTCGGTCCGCCTTCGGAAACTAACTTTGGCGGAGGGCTGCTGACCGGCTCTCAATCAGCATGCCAGGCAGCAGCTGATGCTTTCCGGGATGCCATTTTGGAAATTTCTCAGAATCCTATAAAGTACTAATTTTTTCAAAATATCCTGAAAGGAGCGTGGGAATCTTGCAATTCGATCATGATCTTCAATCCATGCAGGAAATGCGGAATGCTGTAAAGCGAGCCAAGGAAGCGCAGTTAAAGTATATGGCCTATACGCAGGAGCAGGTTGACGAGATCGTCAAAATTGCCGCTGAAGCTGCTTATGCCAAGTCACTTTACCTTGCCCGGATGGCGGTAGAGGAAACAGGGATGGGCATAGCCGAGCACAAAAAAATTAAAAACGAAGTCGGTTCTAAGGCTGTCTATGAGTCTATCAAAGATGAAAAGACAGTAGGCATCATAAGTGAGGACCGGGCAAATAAAGTAACGGAAATTGCCTATCCTTACGGTATCATTGCAGGCATCATTCCAACTACTAACCCAACTTCAACAGCCTTTTTTAAAGCACTGATTGCTCTAAAAACAAGAAATGCCATTGTCGTGAGCCCTCATCCAAGAGCAGTGAGATGTACAGTTGAAGCTCTAAAAATTGTCAATGAAGCAGCCATTCAGGCTGGTGCACCTGAAGGATTGATTGGATGGATCTCAAAGCCTTCAATGAGTGCAACAAACGAATTAATGAAGCATCGCGACATCAATCTCATTTTGGCAACAGGCGGCGGCGGACTGGTCAGGGCTGCGTATAGCTCAGGCAAGCCTGCCTATGGAGTAGGACCTGGAAATGTTCCTTGCTATATTGAAAAAACCGCTAAGGTGGCCCAGTCGGTCAGAATGATTATTGACAGTAAATCTTTTGATAATGGAACGATTTGCGCTACTGAACAATCGATTGTCGTCGATCGCAACATCAAAGAAATGACCACTAGAGAACTCAGAAATAATGGAGCTTATCTCTTAAATAAGCTTGAAAAAGCGGCTTTGGAAAAAGTCATTTCGCCTTCACCGGGAAAGCTGAATCCGGATATCGTCGGGCAGAGTGCTGTTAAAATCGCAGCCATGGCTAGTATTCAAGTCCCTGAAGATACAAGAGTTTTAATTGCTGAAGAAACTGGAGTAGGCAAAGACATACCATTTTCAATTGAAAAACTATCTCCGGTTTTTGCCCTTTATACAGCAGAAAGCTATCAGGAGGCAAAAGAAATATGCCTGCAGCTCCTCAATTTGGGCGGAAGAGGGCATAGCCTCTCCATTCATACGAATGATGAAGCAGTGGCTAAGGATTTTGCCCTTGAAATGCCTGTTTCGAGGATGATGGTCAACACGCTTTCCTCGATTGGTGCTGTTGGGGCGACAACCGGACTAATGCCTTCTCTGACACTGGGATGCGGTTCATTCGGCGGCAACATTACCTCTGACAATGTGACAGTACGCCACCTGATCAATATTAAAAGAATGGCTTATGGTACGAAAGAAGTCACCATCCCAAAACCGGCTGCATCATCTTCTAAAGCTGAAATAGAGCAAGCCGGAAGCCGGGATGTTGATCATATTGTTAAACAGGTTCTTCAGCAAGTATCGCCAGATGGCGAAGTGGATGCAAAGATGATTGCCGACATGGTCAATCAAGTGATGAAAAAATATCAAACTAACTAATTAGGAGGAAATAAAAATGGCTAGAGAATTAACTGCATTAGGAATGATTGAAACTAAAGGGCTGGTTGCTTCAGTGGAAGCTGCTGACGCCATGGTGAAGGCTGCGAATGTTCATTTAGTCGGAAAGGTGCATGTAGGAGGGGGAATTGTAACGGTCCTTGTGCGCGGCGATGTAGGTGCTGTCAAAGCGGCAACTGATGCGGGAGCTGCAGCAGCACAGCGTGTTGGAGAATTGAAATCGGTTCATGTCATTCCTCGTCCTCATAACGAATTGGAAAGCATTCTTCCAAAAATTGATGTGGAGCTTTAATACAAGATTACTAAGTTAGGAGCTTAAACCATGAACGAGCAAGCCATTCAATCGATTGTAGAGGAAATCGTCTCAAGGATAAAAGATTCCTCAGGAAAAGATCATTCAATTCCAATGGCTGTCTCTGCCCGGCACTGTCATTTAAGTCAAAGTGATTTGGAGATTCTTTTTGGAACAGGCTGTCAGCTTACAAAAAAAGCTGATTTATCTCAGCCTGGCCAATTCGCTGCTAACGAAACTATAACCATCGCAGGACCAAGAGGAAGCCTTGAAAAAGTGCGAATTCTTGGTCCTGCCCGCAATATGACCCAGGTAGAGGTCAGCCGTACTGATTCGATCAAGCTGGGGTTAAAACCTCCGCTTCGCGAATCAGGGAATATAGAAGGATCTTCGCCTGTTACTCTGATAGGACCCAAGGGCAGCATTTATAAAAAAGAAGGTCTGATTATTGCGCAGGCACACATTCATATGGCTCCGGAAGATGCTGAAGCTTTTGGCGTGGAAAATGGGGAATACGTCAAAGTTGAGGCAGAGGGAGAACGTCCAATATCCTTTGGGAATGTGCTAATTAGAGTCTCACCCCGGTATAGACTTGAAATGCATATTGATACTGATGAAGCCAATGCAGGACTGATTACCGGAAAAACAGCTGGCAGGCTAGTAAGGCAAGAGGTAAACTTATGATTGACCGGCATTTAATTGAGCAAATAGTTGAAGAAGTGGTGAAAAAATTATTAGGTGCTAAATCTGCTCCAAATACTAAAGCTAAACATAATATCCTCGCAGTTGGGGATTTAGATAAAGTCGATGCAAATATATTAGAAGTGTTAGAGGAAAACTGGAATGTCCTTCCTTATGACTTTAGTGAAGAAGCTGAGCTGCATACTGTTATGAAGGTTATTTTTCTTGATGCTTCCCAGGACTTGTTTGTGAAAGGGGCACTGGGCATTTGCGATACACCGGAAAGCGAGCTTCTCTCAGCCTGTATTATTGATTATGTCCCTGTTACCTTAATTCCGAAAACAACTCTTTATAAAATCCTGAATGGAGAGAAGAAAACAAACAGGGAGTATTTTTCAAGTTTAATGGAGTATAAGGAAAAGCTGTTTAAGTTCGGGGTTGAAATCAATAGCCTGGAGGATTTTGCAGCGCCAAAGCCTATCAATGCAGTTCAGCCAGACTCAAAGAAGCTGATTACACAAAGAGATGTTCAAGAATGCAAAATGAATGAAATCCTCGCAGATCAACAGACCATTATAACACCTTTAGCACGTGATACAGCACGGGAATTGGGAAAAAGCATCATTGTAATGGATACAAAAGGGGCTGAAAACACATGGAAATGGGAACGGTAATCGGCAATGTATGGGCCACAAGAAAAGAGGATGATTTAACTGGCCTGAAATTTTTGGTTGTCGAGCCTCATGGACTTTCAGCAGAAAAATCATTCGTTGCGGTTGACCGTATTGGGGCAGGAGTCGGTGATCAAGTTCTCGTAACGCGTGGAAGTTCAGCTTCAAACATGTCCGGGAATATAAGATTGCCAATTGATGCATTGGTTATTGGAATTATCGATTCTGTTGACGTTGAAAAGAAAGAGGTGAAATAGGATGGCTAGAGCACTTGGCATGATTGAAACAAGAGGGCTGATTGGGTCCATTGAAGCAGCAGATGCCATGCTGAAAGCTGCCGATGTTACTTTGGTGAAGCAGGAAAAAGTGGACGCCGCCTTAGTAACGGTTTTGGTTCAGGGGGATGTAAGTGCTGTTCAGGCTGCTGTGGATGCAGGTAAGGTAGCAGCTGCAAGAGTGGGTGAACTCGTGTCAGCGCATGTTATACCTCATCCTGATGAAGATATCAAGAAAGCTTTGCTAGATGACAGGAAACCAAAGGAAATGAAACAAGAACCAGCTCCTGAATCACTCCCCGTAAAAAAGGGAGGAAGCAAAAAGAAACAGATATCTGCGGCGGAACTGGATAGCGTAGAAGATAAATAGAGTACTCCACTAGTATGATGAAATGGAGGAATAGCCATGGCTTTTAAAAGAAGAAAGATTGCCGTTATCGGTTCAGGCTTTACGGGTGCGACAGCAGCACTAATGATGGCCCAAAAAGAATTGGGTGACATAATCTTAGTAGATATACCTTCACAGACGAACCCAACAAAAGGCAAGGCCCTTGATATGCTTGAAGCTGGCCCGGTTCAGCGCTTCAATGCCAGCATAACCGGCACTTCAAGCTATGAAGACATTCAAGATGCAGATTTAGTATTGATTACGGCCGGAAAGCCAAGAAAACCCGGAATGAGCCGGGACGATCTTGTCGCTGTCAATGAGAAGATTATGAGAGAAGTATCTCAAAATATAAAAAAATACGCCCCGGAAAGCTATATCATTGTATTAAGCAATCCTGTCGATGCCATGACCTATGTCTGCTATAAAACCACTGGTTTTCCGAAGAATCGGGTAATTGGCCAATCAGGAGTATTGGATACAGCCCGCTTTAATACCTTTGTGGCTCAAGAGCTTGGAGTTTCCATTGAAGATATTTCAGGTTTCGTCCTTGGCGGCCATGGAGATGACATGGTTCCGCTCGTCAGGTATTCTTATGCTGGCGGAATTCCGCTGGAGAAAATTCTGCCTGCTGACCGAATTGAAGCGATTGTGGAAAGAACCAGGAAAGGCGGAGGAGAAATTGTAAATCTGCTTGGCCAGGGAAGTGCCTATTATGCTCCTGCAGCTTCAATGGTTGAGATGGCTGAAGCGATTCTGAAAGATAAAAAACGCATCCTTCCTTCAATTGCCTATTTGGAAGGTGAATATGGATACAGTAACATCTATCTGGGAGTGCCCACAATCCTGGGCGGAAATGGAATAGAAAGTGTCATTGAAATTCCATTGACTGCCGATGAGAAAAAAGCCCTTGATCAATCCGTTAAGTCTGTACAAAATGTAATGAGCATACTTGAAACAGCCAAAGCCTAAGTGTGCATTGGGAAAGCTGACTTGTGAGGAAGTTAATTCTTCTCATGAGTCAGCTTCTTTGTTTTTGTTTAAACTGTTCACTTACCGGGTACATTGTAATTAACAAGCTTAGCAGCTGCTGACAAAATTTCCAGTAAATAATGATTTGAATAATCTGAAAACTTCTGTTACAATAGAAAAAAGGTCAAGGGGTTGATTTTAAATGGAAAAACGTCTACTTAACTCGCCGGAACAGTCTGAGGAAAACGTGTCATTGTTAGCAGAACAAGTCCTAAATCAAGCTCTTAAGGAATACCGAAAAGAAAAGCTTCGCGAAAAAATTGATGAAGCACTAACTAGCCGAAACAAAGAAGAATTCATCCGCCTAACAGATGAATTAAAAAAGATTTCTTAGAAAACCCACAATTAAAAATGTAAAAAAGGCAGCCTGTTCGAAAGAATGGGGCTGCCTTTTGTTGTTTGAAGAATCTTATGGTCTACTTGAAGCCCAAAATCCAGAGCAGTCGAAGGAAATCGTCGTCATAAGGTCTTCATAAAGGCTTCATGAAGCCCAAAATCCAGAGCAGTCGAAGGAAACCGTCGTAATAAGGTCTTCATGAAGCCCAAAATCCCAAGCAGCTGAAGAAAAACGTCGTCATAAAGTCTTCATGAAGCCCAAAATCCAGAGCAGCTGTAGAAAATCGTCGTCATAAAGGCTTCATGGAGCCCAAAATCCAGAGCAGCTGAAGAAAACCGTCGTCATAAAGGCTTCATGAAGCCCAAAATCCCGAGCAGTCAAGGAAAACCGTCGTCATAAAGTCTTCATGAAGCCCAAAATCCAAAGCAGCCAAAGAAAAATGTCGTCATACAGGCTTCATGAAGCCCAAAACCCCGAGCAGCTGAAGAAAATCGTCGCCATAAAGGCTTCATGAAGCCCAAAACCCCGAGCAGCTGAAGAAACCAGTCGTCATAGAAGCTTCATGAAGCCTAAAACTCCGAGCGGCCAAAGAAAACCGTCGTCATAAAGGCTTCATGGAGCCCAAAATCCCGAGCAAACAAAGAAAATCGACGTCATAAGCCTTCATGAAGCCCATAATCCACAGCAGCCAAAGAAAACCGCCTTCATTGCCGCTTCATACATTTCCTAATCCCAAATCAACATCTTCCCGCTATCCCCTACCAGCTGTTTCACCAACCTGTTCCAAATCGTTCCAAAATGAAACACTAGAACACTCCCCTAACAAACAAACCTTTGTACAAAAGGCATTCAAAATTGGCACGGAAATTGCAACATATCCCATTAGCAAGATATTAATCAGAAACGATAAGGGGAGGAAGTTATGTTTGAAGAAAAATTGGACTTAAGATTGCCGGGGCCAGTTCAGGTTCCGAAAGAAATACAGCGTGCTATGCTAAGAAGTTTTGATCATCCCATGATGGATTACCGGAATCCAGCCTTCCAGGATGTACTTCAGGAAACCACTGAAAAGTCCAAAATGATATTCCAGACTGATAACCTGGTGATCCCGCTTACCTCAAGCGGAGCTTCCGCTCTTGAAACAGCTATTATCAATACGGTTAGTCCCAATGATACAATCATCCTTTGTGTAGTCGGCTACTTTGGGGAATACCTTCAGGGAATTACGGACCATCTCGGCTGCAAAACCGTTCGGGTCGATGCGGAATGGGGAACGATTGTAGATCCTGATGATGTGAGAAATGCATTAAAGGAAAATCCTGAGGCAAAGGCTGTCTTTGCGACACACTGTGAAACATCCACATCTGCAATCAATAATATTAAAGAGATAGCGGCCGTTGTAAAAGAAACGGATGCCATTTTCCTCGTGGATGCAGTTAGCTCAATAGTCGGAACACCTTTATATATGGACGAGTGGGGCATCGATATTGTGGCAACTGGAGGACAGAAAGCGTTAATGCTGCCGCCTGGGCTTGCATTAATAACATTGAGTGAAAAGGCCTGGAACATTGTGAATAAACATCAGTGCCCATCCTTTTACTTTGACCTTAAACTTTATAAAAAAGGCTTGGAATCAGGAACAGGAACGCCTTACACGCCAAATATATCACTTGTGTGCGGGCTGCTCGAGGCCTGCAATATGATAGAAAAAAGCGGAGGAATAAAAGCTGAATACAAAAGGCATACTGCTCTTCGGGATATGACAAGGGCAGGGGTGCGGGCATTAGGTCTTGAATTGCTGGTGGATGATTCGGCTGCCAGTCCAACCCTGACAGCCGTAAAATTAAATAATGCCGATGAATTCAGAAAGATGATGCGGGAAGAATTCCATATCGCATTGGGGGGCGGTCTTGGAAAGGTGAAGAATCAAATTTTGCGTCTCGGCCATATGGGGTATACGGATGCGGCAGATATGCTGAAGATGTTTGCTGCAATGGAGCTTGCTTTAAAGAAGAGCGGACACGAAGTGGAGTTAGGTGCAGGAGTTTCCGCCGCACAGCGGCATTGGCTCGAAAATCCATACTGCTAAATTGCTGGTCCTAAGGAGACGTGATCCCGGTGAATTTATTTGAAAAACGACTCGCCGAACTGGCAAATCTGCATTCAGTTATTCCAGGGGATCAGATCAATGTGACACCAGATTTCCTATTCGTCAGCGGCCAAAATTCACTTAATGTGATCAAAGCTTTTAACAGACAAGGTTACAAAAACGCTAAAAATCCAGCCAAGATTCTATTTTCACTTAGAGATGAAGAAGATGAAGTCATCCGTATGTTCTGTAAAGGAAAAGGAATAAGACTAATAGATTGCGATTTGTCCCAACATTTCTGTACAGAAGATATTTCGCTGAAAGGCATGGTCATCGCAGGAATAGATGGGGATATTAAGTGTCTGGGAGGAAGGGGAGCCATCCCCATCGTCATCTCGCCTGATTCAATGGCGGCTTGCCTGGCAGCTGGATCGTTTAATATGTTCATACCTGATACAGCTTATATTGAAGTCAACGGAGCTTTAAACGGAAAAGTAAGCGGTAAAATGCTCTGCAGCCATCTGCTTGACATTTTTGATGACAGTTTAATAGGAAATGCAGTGATTTTAGGAGGCACTGTTTTTGAACAGCTGAATGATGAGGACCTTAAGGATCTATCCTATTTTTTTCAGCTTTCCGGCACAGCAGTGGGGATGTTTTCACCTGGGGGCCCCTTTGGTCAGGTTGAAAGTGTAATTAAAGTAAAAGCTGGTACTTTCCTAATTTAATAAATAGACTGATTATTACGAAAACTTACCGAAATTTTCCTTGGCATCTGATAATATTAACTTAATATAATAATAAAACTTGTCCAAGAGAAAAAGGAAAATGAGGTGACGTGATGTCCGAAATAGCCATTCTAACCCCAATTGACGAGCTGATACAGGTATCAAAGGAAGCTGCGGAAAAAACAGGAGAAGATGTCGCTATACGAAAAGTGACCTTCCGAAATGCTATTGCAGCTGCTAAAGAATTTGAAAAAGCCGGAACAGAAGTAATCATCAGCAGAGGAACCATGGGATTAAAGCTCATTGAGTCCGACCTGAGCATACCCGTCGTACAGATTCCCATAACCGGATATGACCTGCTCCGAACCATCAAAGAAGCACAAAAACTCGGACAGAAGGTTGGGATAGCTGACACCCGGGATGTTTTGCAGGGAATCGAAACAATTGAATCTGTTCTGGGCCTTTCGATTGAAAAGCATACCGTAATAGTACCTGAGGAAGCTGAAGCAGCCGTTGAAGCTCTCAGCAAAAAAGAGATTGATGTCCTGATTGGCAAAAGTATTTTTACGAACAGAGTTAAAAATGATTCGATACAAACTG is a genomic window containing:
- a CDS encoding ethanolamine ammonia-lyase subunit EutB gives rise to the protein MKLQTSHLGNVYQFNNLKDLFAKANEEKSGDRLAGIAAETVQERIAAKLVLSHLTLADIRENPMLSPEEDEVSRIIESGINEPVYQSIKNWSVAELREYILSDDTTGENLKRISRGLNSEMIAAAAKIMSNLDLVHAANKIEILTKCNITIGYKGTLASRLQPNHPTDNVDGMIASLKEGLSYGIGDAVIGINPVDDSVESVKRLLHATHAFIKDWEIPTQNCVLAHVTAQMKAIEQGAPADMIFQSIAGTEAANRSFGITASLLEEANDMARTLGTGTGPQRLYFETGQGSELSAEAHFGMDQMTLESRNYGFARHYDPYIVNTVVGFIGPEYLYNNKQVIRAGLEDHFMGKMHGIPMGVDICYTNHIKADQNDIEDLGVLLTAAGVNFIIAAPMGDDCMLNYQSMSYHDVATLRQTMDKQPSPIFRDWLEKMGIFENGKLSKIAGDPTIFSR
- the eutC gene encoding ethanolamine ammonia-lyase subunit EutC gives rise to the protein MNPELIEKVTRLVVEKLQSQQTSDVKGQESSAGVKFWNHTSNPSKQSSKMSVEAIEAGKQDTDGLIKIKSYKNTNDLKMTSTDKASHDMTESYSEKAGVDNPADPVELEALKSKTPARIGVGRAGSRPKTDTWLKFRFDHAAAVDAVYGDVNDDLINRLGLFKVNTLVNEKEVYIRRPDYGRKLSEEAKKLIITKCQKAPTVQIILSDGLSSSAIQENAEDVYLSLQQSLKSLGLDMGTPFYIEKGRVAVMDEVGELLKPKVVVLLIGERPGLVSAESLSAYLCYEPRKGTIEADRMVISNIHKGGIPPAEAGAYLGTVIQKVIKYEASGVSLVKKEG
- the eutL gene encoding ethanolamine utilization microcompartment protein EutL, whose translation is MGLERIHADILAVRVIPNVDQELAKQFQLQPHHRSLAIFTSTVDDVGYTALDEATKRADVEVVYARSFYAGAAHASGPLSGEMIGIMAGPSPDEVKSGIEAVLQTAESDAYFEALDQEKAHAIYAHVVSRTGSYLSKEAGIKIGEPIAYLIAPPLEAVYGLDAALKAADVEMVKFFGPPSETNFGGGLLTGSQSACQAAADAFRDAILEISQNPIKY
- a CDS encoding aldehyde dehydrogenase family protein, which produces MQFDHDLQSMQEMRNAVKRAKEAQLKYMAYTQEQVDEIVKIAAEAAYAKSLYLARMAVEETGMGIAEHKKIKNEVGSKAVYESIKDEKTVGIISEDRANKVTEIAYPYGIIAGIIPTTNPTSTAFFKALIALKTRNAIVVSPHPRAVRCTVEALKIVNEAAIQAGAPEGLIGWISKPSMSATNELMKHRDINLILATGGGGLVRAAYSSGKPAYGVGPGNVPCYIEKTAKVAQSVRMIIDSKSFDNGTICATEQSIVVDRNIKEMTTRELRNNGAYLLNKLEKAALEKVISPSPGKLNPDIVGQSAVKIAAMASIQVPEDTRVLIAEETGVGKDIPFSIEKLSPVFALYTAESYQEAKEICLQLLNLGGRGHSLSIHTNDEAVAKDFALEMPVSRMMVNTLSSIGAVGATTGLMPSLTLGCGSFGGNITSDNVTVRHLINIKRMAYGTKEVTIPKPAASSSKAEIEQAGSRDVDHIVKQVLQQVSPDGEVDAKMIADMVNQVMKKYQTN
- a CDS encoding BMC domain-containing protein, whose product is MARELTALGMIETKGLVASVEAADAMVKAANVHLVGKVHVGGGIVTVLVRGDVGAVKAATDAGAAAAQRVGELKSVHVIPRPHNELESILPKIDVEL
- a CDS encoding phosphate propanoyltransferase is translated as MNEQAIQSIVEEIVSRIKDSSGKDHSIPMAVSARHCHLSQSDLEILFGTGCQLTKKADLSQPGQFAANETITIAGPRGSLEKVRILGPARNMTQVEVSRTDSIKLGLKPPLRESGNIEGSSPVTLIGPKGSIYKKEGLIIAQAHIHMAPEDAEAFGVENGEYVKVEAEGERPISFGNVLIRVSPRYRLEMHIDTDEANAGLITGKTAGRLVRQEVNL
- a CDS encoding EutN/CcmL family microcompartment protein, which encodes MEMGTVIGNVWATRKEDDLTGLKFLVVEPHGLSAEKSFVAVDRIGAGVGDQVLVTRGSSASNMSGNIRLPIDALVIGIIDSVDVEKKEVK
- a CDS encoding BMC domain-containing protein, with the protein product MARALGMIETRGLIGSIEAADAMLKAADVTLVKQEKVDAALVTVLVQGDVSAVQAAVDAGKVAAARVGELVSAHVIPHPDEDIKKALLDDRKPKEMKQEPAPESLPVKKGGSKKKQISAAELDSVEDK
- the mdh gene encoding malate dehydrogenase codes for the protein MAFKRRKIAVIGSGFTGATAALMMAQKELGDIILVDIPSQTNPTKGKALDMLEAGPVQRFNASITGTSSYEDIQDADLVLITAGKPRKPGMSRDDLVAVNEKIMREVSQNIKKYAPESYIIVLSNPVDAMTYVCYKTTGFPKNRVIGQSGVLDTARFNTFVAQELGVSIEDISGFVLGGHGDDMVPLVRYSYAGGIPLEKILPADRIEAIVERTRKGGGEIVNLLGQGSAYYAPAASMVEMAEAILKDKKRILPSIAYLEGEYGYSNIYLGVPTILGGNGIESVIEIPLTADEKKALDQSVKSVQNVMSILETAKA
- a CDS encoding IDEAL domain-containing protein is translated as MEKRLLNSPEQSEENVSLLAEQVLNQALKEYRKEKLREKIDEALTSRNKEEFIRLTDELKKIS
- a CDS encoding alanine--glyoxylate aminotransferase family protein, producing the protein MFEEKLDLRLPGPVQVPKEIQRAMLRSFDHPMMDYRNPAFQDVLQETTEKSKMIFQTDNLVIPLTSSGASALETAIINTVSPNDTIILCVVGYFGEYLQGITDHLGCKTVRVDAEWGTIVDPDDVRNALKENPEAKAVFATHCETSTSAINNIKEIAAVVKETDAIFLVDAVSSIVGTPLYMDEWGIDIVATGGQKALMLPPGLALITLSEKAWNIVNKHQCPSFYFDLKLYKKGLESGTGTPYTPNISLVCGLLEACNMIEKSGGIKAEYKRHTALRDMTRAGVRALGLELLVDDSAASPTLTAVKLNNADEFRKMMREEFHIALGGGLGKVKNQILRLGHMGYTDAADMLKMFAAMELALKKSGHEVELGAGVSAAQRHWLENPYC